The sequence below is a genomic window from Citricoccus muralis.
GGGTCATCATCCTGGTGGGGTACGTGGTCGGCAAGACCGGCGTCCTCGGCGAACGCGGTCAACCGGTGCTCTCACGTCTGGCGTTCTTCGTCGCTTCCCCCGCGTTGCTCTTCGATACGCTCTCCCACGCCGATATTCAGGCGGTGCTGGGCCCGCAGCTGTGGGTGGCCGGAATTTCTGCGCTGCTGGCGGCGGTGATCTATCTCGGCCTAGCAGCCTGGGTGTTGCCGCGACGTCGGAACTCCGAGCGGGTGATTGCCGCACTGGGTGCCTCGATGGTGAACTCCGCAAACCTCGGGCTCCCGATCGCCGCTTATGTGTTGGGCAATGCCGCCTATGCCGCGCCCGTGATCATTTTCCAGCTGGCCCTCTATACCCCGGTGTATGCGTTCACCATGGACGTGCTGACCTCCCGGGAGCGCGCCGCCGCCGAGCCGAGCGAGGGACCGCGCAAGGTGGGACCGTCCACATTGCTGCGCGGCACCCAGCGGTTGTTCGGCACGATTCTGCGCAACCCGA
It includes:
- a CDS encoding AEC family transporter, coding for MVEVLSGFTIVWVIILVGYVVGKTGVLGERGQPVLSRLAFFVASPALLFDTLSHADIQAVLGPQLWVAGISALLAAVIYLGLAAWVLPRRRNSERVIAALGASMVNSANLGLPIAAYVLGNAAYAAPVIIFQLALYTPVYAFTMDVLTSRERAAAEPSEGPRKVGPSTLLRGTQRLFGTILRNPMILGSGAGLLVSVTGVPLIDPLAESIHLIGGAAIPAMLIAFGMTLVGSRPLEKSSARRLDVAVASLIKLVVHPVLAWVLAAFVFQLEGFDLLSAVVLGSLPTAQNVFVAASRYNAGLVVAKDTVLVTTVVAIPGMIAIAVLFS